The stretch of DNA GGACAAGATTCATATTTCTCATGTATTAGGAAAAGCTAAGGTTGCTCCAATGGAAGGACATACCATACCTCGCCTTGAATTGTGCGCGGCCGTCCTTGCCACTCAAATCCTGCAAACTGTGTTGGACAACTCCGAAATCGAGTTCGACGAGGTTAAGTTGTACTCCGATAGCAGGGTGGTCCTTGGGTACATCGCTAACACAACAAGAAGATTCTACGTCTACGTTGCTAACAGGGTTGAACGGATCAGAAGGATCACTACACCAGAACAGTGGCTGTACATAAGCACCGACCAGAATCCTGCCGATCAGGGTACACGTTCCATTCCGTCAACGAAAATTCAAGAGAGTGTCTGGCTGAAAGGTCCTCCATTCTTGACACTTTCTAATCTCGTGAAAGAAAACCCGGAGGAGCACGAATTGGTCAACGAGGATTCTGACAAAGAAATCAGGCCCCTGGTTCAGGTTGTGAAAACAAATACTTCGGAGAAGCCAGCCACCAACCTCGGCTCGCATCGGTTTGAGAAATTCTCCGACTGGATATCGCTGATACGTAGCATATCTATCCTCAAACACGTCGCTAGATCTTTCAGTAAGAAAACGAATCCGAACAGCACTCAACATACGAATAATAATCGGGATTACAGGGATTCCGTCCCTTTTCACCAGGCCAAGAGCTTGATCATTATGGAAACTCAAAAGGATTTCTATATGGACGATTTCATGCAACTTACTAGGGAAGAAAAACTGAGACGTGACAGTCCCATCATTTCGCTTTCACCATACATTGATTCAAACGGTGTCAAGAGAGTTGGAGGAAGACTGAACCGACTAAAGGATATTTCGAATCAAAATGAACTGAACCCCATTATCATTCCTGGTAAAAGCCACGTGGGCATGCTCATTGTTCGATACTTCCATGCAGCCACCGAACACCAAGGTCGGCATCTTACGGAGGGCGCTGTGCGTGCAGCCGGATTTTGGATCGTCGGATGTCGACGTCTTGTAAACTCGATTATCCACCATTGCGTAAAATGCCGTAAGCTCAGAGGCCAACTTCTGTATCAAAAGATGTCGGACTTACCATTGGCACGTGTCACTCCATCTGCGCCCTTCACGTTCGTCGGCCTCGATGTCTTCGGCCCCTGGCAAGTCACCTCGAGGAGGACCAGAGGCGGCCTAGCTCATTCCAAACGATGGGCCGTCATCTTTACGTGCTTGGCTTCACGTGCAATCCACATCAAAGTTGTCGAAGACATGACCACATCGGCCTTTATCAACGCTCTTAGGAGATTTGTTTCTATTCGCGGAGAAGTTCAAGAACTTTACTCTTGTACCAACTTCGTCGGAAGCACCAACGACCTCAAGATAGATACAATTAATGTTGGAGACGGCCCAGTGAAGGATTTCTTATATCGCAGGGGTATCACCTGGAAGTTTAATTCGCCCCACTCCTCCCACATGGGAGGAGTCTGGGAACGGATGATCGGCCTGTCAAGGCGTATTCTCGACTCCATGCTGTTGGATCACAACAACAAGAACCTGACCCACGAAGTACTAACTACGTTAATGTATGAAGTATGTGCCATTCTCAATTCACGACCTATCATCTCTGTATCAAATGATTCCGAAGCTCCTCAGATACTCAGCCCTTCTGTCCTCCTTACGAAGAAAACTGGTAGAGTGGAAGAGCCTTTTCAGGACCTGGGAATCCGCGACATGTATAAGGCCCAATGGAAACATGTCCAGGTCCTAGCCAATTCCTTCTGGTCGCGTTGGCAAAAGGAATACCTACAATCACTACAGGGACGCAAAAAGTGGCAGTCTGAACGCCAAAATGTCAAAACTGGTGACATCGTTCTGATTAAAGACAAAAACACACCTAGGAACGACTGGTCTGTGTCCAGAGTCGTCGACACCTTCAGTGGAGAGGATAACCTTGTCCGAAAGGTAAAGGTGAAGGTCACCAGGGATGGAACCACCTCCTGCTACGTCCGCTCAGTTACGGATCTGGTACTGATTCTTAGCGAGTGACTTTAAATTGACCTATTATCATCATCAAGAGTGTTGTGAGGATACAATTGTGACTTCAAACTTACTTGTTTATCGCGCTTTCCATAACTGTTAAGTCTTGCTTACCTTCTTTTATGGTGTATTATTGTAGTATAGTGGTGATTGCTATTCGCAATCAGGTGGGGAGTGTCGTGTCTCACCcttttgtaataaatttaaattcCGGAATACCCATTACGGAGTCCGGTTCCGGAAGTGGTCTTTTATTATCGACCGCACGAAAAAGAACTGGGAAAGAGAAACGTCATGTTTTGGACAGAATTACAACAGAGTCCTTAATAGTCTAAAGGGTAAATACAAACTGTGATTGTGAATGATACTCTATAAGATATTATCTCTAATTGTGTTATTTACATTCGTATTACTATGCCGCGTTGTTTACCTAGCTATAGCTTAATTCAGCGTCGACTGAAAACATGTGTTACACGCTACTGTAGGGTAATACtatgtttgtttctgtttacaGTTTTTTACTCTGTCTCAGGACAGAGCTGCTGACAATCAAGAAAAACTgaataaagaatttgaaaacTTAGAACCCAGACTTTGTCAGTACACCTTCGCTATTCTTCCTAACATGCCACCTGAAACCAACTCACTTTTGGCCATTAGAGCTCGCCCATATGAGAAAGGCTCTGCTCGCTCAAGACACACCACAATCTATAAAAATGGTTCCCTCTCCTGCTTGGCGCCCAGTATAACGGGAGTGTGACAACTGGTTTGCCCGGCTGAATGTTTCCGTGCGATAGCACTACACAAAGGGCAAGAGTTACACTATCAAAACGAGTCACACTTATACTGCAGTCAAAACACACAAGCATGGCATACACGTAACTCATCACCTACACGGCAGGTCGTCCTTAAAAGA from Argopecten irradians isolate NY chromosome 15, Ai_NY, whole genome shotgun sequence encodes:
- the LOC138309626 gene encoding uncharacterized protein, yielding MEGHTIPRLELCAAVLATQILQTVLDNSEIEFDEVKLYSDSRVVLGYIANTTRRFYVYVANRVERIRRITTPEQWLYISTDQNPADQGTRSIPSTKIQESVWLKGPPFLTLSNLVKENPEEHELVNEDSDKEIRPLVQVVKTNTSEKPATNLGSHRFEKFSDWISLIRSISILKHVARSFSKKTNPNSTQHTNNNRDYRDSVPFHQAKSLIIMETQKDFYMDDFMQLTREEKLRRDSPIISLSPYIDSNGVKRVGGRLNRLKDISNQNELNPIIIPGKSHVGMLIVRYFHAATEHQGRHLTEGAVRAAGFWIVGCRRLVNSIIHHCVKCRKLRGQLLYQKMSDLPLARVTPSAPFTFVGLDVFGPWQVTSRRTRGGLAHSKRWAVIFTCLASRAIHIKVVEDMTTSAFINALRRFVSIRGEVQELYSCTNFVGSTNDLKIDTINVGDGPVKDFLYRRGITWKFNSPHSSHMGGVWERMIGLSRRILDSMLLDHNNKNLTHEVLTTLMYEVCAILNSRPIISVSNDSEAPQILSPSVLLTKKTGRVEEPFQDLGIRDMYKAQWKHVQVLANSFWSRWQKEYLQSLQGRKKWQSERQNVKTGDIVLIKDKNTPRNDWSVSRVVDTFSGEDNLVRKVKVKVTRDGTTSCYVRSVTDLFFTLSQDRAADNQEKLNKEFENLEPRLCQYTFAILPNMPPETNSLLAIRARPYEKGSARSRHTTIYKNGSLSCLAPSITGV